The Tachysurus fulvidraco isolate hzauxx_2018 chromosome 10, HZAU_PFXX_2.0, whole genome shotgun sequence genome segment CAGGCTGAAGTGATCTACCAGGAGGTTAAACCACTGTTTTAATGGTTCAATGGtcataaaagcacaaaaaaaaacttcagtcaATGAGcaagcaaagaaacaaaaacccaattgtttattgtttattaaacagTAATACCAATACAATATTACATGATTCAATGAAacatatatatctatttatatatctatctagatatatatatatatatatatctatatatatatgtatatatatatatatatatatagagagagagagagagagagagagagagataatatacattatatagcAGTATAAAAACTTCTCATGGCaacaaaataaagattaaagcaGCTACATGTCCATCCTACATGCCATTCACGCTGCATCTTAGTGACCATCTCCTTAACTCTACGGGGCAGCAGAACTGTTGACCCAGTCCAGGATGATCAGAATCAGGCTACCAATCATGACAATGATGCCACTGCACAGAAACAGGATTGCCTGCAGGACACACAGAAGAAggacttgactttttttttccattttatttaattagattttCTAAACCCTCAGCTCTCAGGATATCTGAAGCCATTTCAAAAAGCAATTCAGAGTAATATGCCAAAAAATTCTTACCCCAATCTTCTGCACAGATTTCAAGGGCTCCTTCTTCACCAGCTTGATGTAGAAGGCAGACGGCAGGATGAAGATCAGCATAGCGGCAGCAGAAGcacctaaaataaaaacaaaagaaccaTGACAATGTCATTTTTGCCATTGAGACTGTCACTAGAATTCGTTGTGCTGTGATTGTCGACCTACCAATGAATCCAAAGATATCCCTAATGCTTGGTACGAAGATGACAAGCACGTTGGCTGCAATCAACAAAAGCACCGGGATGCTGATATGGCGGATCCAGCTGAAGTTGTTAGTGGCGCCCAACAATTGATTAAATGAGGTGCGAATCTGACATGTCAAAGAAAAAGATTATAAGATTTTGCGGATTTCGTATTTACAAACAACATGCTACTGTTATTAAGATTTAGCTCTACGCCATAGTATGTGATCATAAACAGATATACTCACAGGAAAGAGGACGACGGGGACAGTGAGAGTGACAGCAGTCAGAACAGCCAGACGTACAATCAGCAGCACCACATCCAATTTGTACACCTTCGCATACGTGTGTAAAAGTTCAGGCTCGACCGTGtctaaaaaatacaaacaagtttttttctttattggaCAATCTGTCTCCGTCCTAACACTGCtgttccaaaagaaaaaacatgaaagtggttttattttcagatgagACATCGAGTGCTTACCATAGAAGGTCAGGTATCCAAACAGAGCAGCGAGCAGATACATGATGTACATGGCAATGAAAGACACATTAGCCACATTCTGCATCTTTTTACGAGAACGACTGTGGAAAAAGACTTCATGAGATGATGCTAAAGCTTTTAACCGTTCCCAGACATATTATTGTCTTCTAACCGGACTTTAAAATGCCAACAACAGAAAATAGCACTTACTCTATCAGCTCATCGTACAAGGGCAGAATAGCCGGGTGGCACACGAAGGCAAAGGTGAGAATGGGCACGGCATACACAGTCTGAAGACAGGAGAATAAAAATGGTAGTCACACACCATTTaaatcacactgtacacactctctAAGGAGGGTGAAACTtctatgtctgtacctttgagttGTAGACAAAGTATTTGGGTTCACAAGAGTCCTCATTATAGTCTGTGGCCGTGGTGTTGCTTAATGTCGAGTTGAAGTTACTGGATAACGGGCAGGGAATGTAGAACTTCTTATAGATTACCTAAAAAGGGGA includes the following:
- the LOC113653977 gene encoding sodium-coupled neutral amino acid transporter 2-like, whose protein sequence is MPPDSSLTNGRQENKKYKVQHHPGTASFGMSVFNLGNTIMGSGILGLSYAMAHTGIIQFVILLTAVCIFSLYSVHLLLKTANVGGHMVYEKLGYKAFGLLGKLAATFSITLLNFGAMASYLYIVKYELPIVIKAFTGDEGAWYTNGDYLVLLVTVIIILPLSLLKNLGYLGYTSSFSLLCMVFFLIVVIYKKFYIPCPLSSNFNSTLSNTTATDYNEDSCEPKYFVYNSKTVYAVPILTFAFVCHPAILPLYDELIDRSRKKMQNVANVSFIAMYIMYLLAALFGYLTFYDTVEPELLHTYAKVYKLDVVLLIVRLAVLTAVTLTVPVVLFPIRTSFNQLLGATNNFSWIRHISIPVLLLIAANVLVIFVPSIRDIFGFIGASAAAMLIFILPSAFYIKLVKKEPLKSVQKIGAILFLCSGIIVMIGSLILIILDWVNSSAAP